In Ignavibacteriales bacterium, the following proteins share a genomic window:
- the hpnC gene encoding squalene synthase HpnC encodes MNNPKLHIKDKYWSAEDGFRYCETIARSHYENFPVASRFVSKEIRKYVWTIYAFARIADDYADEPGFTLAERMDNLNQWEQELNECYNGNPTHRVFAALAETVERFQIPRELFQNLLSAFRADVTVNRYETYEDVLAYCRNSANPIGRLLLLLFNYRSETMMQLSDSICTALQLTNFWQDISVDLQKDRIYLPLEELTEFEYSEQDLFNQTVDDRFRNLVAFQVRRTADLFVEGKPLLPMVGKDLSMELKLTWNGGMKILQKIHSQKYDVLTKRPALSALDKLSILFHSFLS; translated from the coding sequence ATGAACAATCCAAAACTTCATATCAAGGACAAATACTGGTCGGCGGAAGACGGCTTCCGTTACTGTGAAACAATTGCTCGCAGCCACTATGAAAATTTTCCTGTTGCCTCGCGCTTTGTTTCAAAAGAAATACGTAAGTATGTCTGGACAATTTACGCCTTTGCCCGCATTGCAGACGATTATGCCGATGAGCCTGGTTTTACTCTCGCCGAACGAATGGATAACTTAAATCAATGGGAGCAGGAGCTTAATGAATGTTATAACGGCAATCCTACGCACCGCGTGTTTGCTGCACTTGCTGAAACGGTGGAACGATTTCAAATTCCGCGTGAACTTTTCCAGAATCTTCTTTCTGCCTTCCGCGCAGATGTAACCGTGAACCGTTATGAAACGTATGAAGATGTACTTGCATATTGCCGCAACTCCGCCAATCCTATCGGAAGATTGCTCTTGCTGCTGTTCAATTATCGCAGTGAAACAATGATGCAGCTTTCAGATTCAATATGCACAGCATTACAATTGACAAATTTTTGGCAGGATATTTCGGTGGATTTACAGAAAGATCGTATTTACCTTCCCTTAGAAGAATTGACAGAATTTGAATATTCCGAACAAGATTTATTCAATCAAACGGTGGATGATCGCTTTCGTAATTTAGTGGCATTTCAAGTACGGCGCACAGCTGATCTTTTTGTTGAAGGAAAACCGCTCTTACCTATGGTTGGCAAGGATTTATCGATGGAATTGAAACTTACGTGGAACGGCGGCATGAAAATTTTACAAAAGATTCATAGTCAGAAGTATGACGTACTGACGAAACGCCCGGCACTTTCGGCGTTAGACAAACTAAGTATTCTCTTTCATTCATTTTTATCGTAA
- a CDS encoding phosphoribosylanthranilate isomerase, with product MKSRFILKKMEYQKPRVKICCIGSIEEALTAIRFGASAIGLVSEMPSGPGVISEELIREIALNVPTGIDTFLLTCKQKPEAVIAQQQKTFVNTIQLVDAFPLSGYAILRQALSGIRIVQVIHVSGDTSIQEAAVIAPYVDAVLLDSGNPSLATKELGGTGRTHDWSVSRRICERVHIPIYLAGGLKPDNVHDAVEQVHPYALDVCSGVRTNGHLDTQKLAALFSNIQ from the coding sequence ATGAAAAGCAGATTTATTTTGAAGAAAATGGAATATCAAAAACCGCGAGTAAAAATCTGTTGCATCGGCAGTATTGAAGAAGCACTAACAGCAATTCGTTTTGGCGCGTCGGCGATTGGCTTAGTATCTGAAATGCCAAGCGGCCCGGGCGTGATTTCGGAAGAACTCATAAGAGAGATTGCGCTGAATGTTCCAACCGGTATAGACACTTTTCTTCTTACCTGTAAGCAAAAACCGGAAGCTGTTATCGCACAACAGCAAAAAACATTTGTTAATACAATTCAATTAGTAGATGCCTTTCCACTCTCCGGTTACGCAATACTTCGACAAGCGTTGTCGGGTATTCGTATTGTTCAGGTGATCCATGTCAGCGGAGATACATCAATACAGGAGGCTGCTGTCATTGCTCCATATGTAGATGCGGTTCTTTTAGATTCAGGTAATCCATCGCTGGCGACGAAAGAACTTGGAGGTACCGGTCGCACACATGATTGGTCTGTTAGCAGGCGTATCTGCGAACGTGTTCATATTCCGATTTACCTTGCCGGCGGGTTGAAACCGGATAACGTGCATGATGCAGTCGAGCAAGTTCATCCTTATGCTCTCGATGTATGCAGCGGTGTTCGTACCAATGGTCATCTTGATACGCAAAAGCTTGCCGCTTTGTTCTCAAACATTCAATGA
- a CDS encoding DMT family transporter — MPYAGELSALATAVMWTGSALAFAAATTRVGSVYVNVVRLVAAVVFLFVTIVVFGIQVNVSAIQILFLSLSGFGGFVFGDTFLFKSFEYNNARISTLMMSTAPAMTALMAFLFLNETLSLTGIFGMIITLAGIALVVLERKESSSHRIPISMAGVLYALLGALGQAGGMILAKSAFAQGPINGFVATFIRAFAATLVLAPLNYFAGRFTKPREVFSNDRKAFRFTMLGSFLGPYLGVTFSLIAISLTDVAIAATIIALVPIIMLPMVWILFREKLSWRAVAGACVAVAGVGILFLR, encoded by the coding sequence ATGCCATACGCCGGTGAATTAAGTGCTCTCGCAACAGCTGTGATGTGGACGGGAAGCGCGCTTGCTTTTGCGGCTGCAACCACACGCGTTGGTTCTGTGTATGTGAATGTCGTGCGGCTTGTTGCAGCAGTTGTTTTTTTATTTGTGACTATCGTTGTTTTCGGTATTCAGGTAAATGTATCTGCCATACAAATACTATTTCTTTCACTGAGTGGTTTTGGCGGATTCGTTTTCGGTGATACCTTCCTTTTCAAGTCTTTCGAATACAACAACGCCCGGATTAGCACACTTATGATGTCGACGGCTCCAGCGATGACGGCACTCATGGCATTCCTCTTCTTGAATGAAACGCTTTCGCTCACCGGAATATTTGGCATGATAATAACACTTGCCGGTATTGCGCTGGTTGTGTTAGAGCGCAAGGAATCGTCATCGCACCGTATTCCTATATCTATGGCGGGAGTGTTGTATGCATTATTGGGAGCTTTAGGACAGGCAGGGGGGATGATTTTGGCAAAGAGCGCATTTGCACAAGGTCCAATCAACGGATTTGTTGCAACATTTATACGTGCATTTGCTGCTACATTGGTTCTGGCGCCATTAAATTACTTCGCGGGCCGATTTACAAAACCAAGAGAAGTATTCTCAAATGATCGTAAAGCATTTCGTTTCACAATGCTTGGTTCGTTTCTTGGTCCTTATCTTGGAGTGACATTTAGTCTCATCGCTATTTCACTCACCGACGTTGCCATCGCGGCTACAATTATTGCGCTTGTTCCAATTATCATGCTGCCAATGGTATGGATTTTATTTCGCGAGAAACTTTCCTGGCGTGCTGTTGCTGGAGCTTGTGTTGCTGTCGCCGGAGTTGGGATTTTATTCCTTCGGTAA
- the hpnD gene encoding presqualene diphosphate synthase HpnD, producing the protein MQTATSVIPDFSQNRKSSFYYSFLILPRPKRDAIETIYAFCRFTDDIVDEAGDEKEKYALLLQWTEELRRSLYGISHYSLLNKLSATIQRFHIPIEHFYELIKGMEMDLLNKRYGTFSELEQYCYRAASTVGLICAEVFGYKNEKTKQYAINLGIALQLTNILRDIKSDAKRGRIYLPLEDLRKFDYSEEDLLNLTYNERFIELMKFECERAHEYFHRAKACLAEEDKPLFTAARTMGNIYYLLLLRIERAQYDVFSKRIRLSSPLKILVAMVLQLRKKFPKNFHRYVHTELPA; encoded by the coding sequence GTGCAAACAGCAACCTCCGTCATACCGGATTTCTCGCAGAATCGGAAGAGTAGTTTCTATTACTCCTTCCTCATTTTACCGCGCCCGAAACGCGACGCCATTGAAACCATTTATGCCTTTTGCCGATTCACCGACGACATTGTAGATGAAGCGGGAGACGAGAAAGAAAAGTATGCGCTGCTCCTGCAGTGGACAGAAGAGTTGCGGCGCTCGCTCTACGGAATCTCGCACTATTCACTGCTGAACAAACTTTCTGCCACTATCCAGCGATTCCATATTCCTATTGAACATTTTTATGAGTTGATTAAAGGAATGGAAATGGATTTGTTAAACAAGCGCTATGGTACGTTCTCCGAATTAGAACAATACTGCTACCGCGCTGCTTCGACGGTGGGATTGATTTGTGCGGAAGTATTTGGTTATAAGAACGAGAAAACGAAGCAGTATGCCATCAACCTTGGTATTGCATTACAGTTAACAAATATATTGCGGGATATAAAATCTGACGCTAAACGCGGACGTATATATTTGCCGCTTGAAGATTTGAGAAAGTTCGATTATTCCGAAGAGGATTTATTGAACCTTACATACAACGAACGATTTATCGAGCTGATGAAGTTTGAGTGTGAACGCGCTCATGAATATTTCCACCGCGCGAAGGCATGCCTCGCCGAAGAAGACAAACCGCTTTTCACTGCCGCTCGCACCATGGGGAATATCTATTATTTGCTTCTTCTCAGAATTGAGCGTGCACAGTATGATGTGTTTTCCAAGCGCATTCGATTATCATCACCGCTTAAGATTCTCGTCGCGATGGTTCTGCAGCTGCGGAAAAAGTTTCCAAAAAACTTTCACCGTTATGTGCACACGGAACTGCCTGCATAA
- a CDS encoding MerR family transcriptional regulator: protein MKNTSIKKLYYSISEVSRITGLEQYVLRYWETEFPELKPAKNRAGNRIYTNKDIKLIMHIKQLLRDEKYTIEGAKQVMKEFTPEPDTGEQLELLNVPQKKKIQDDEIKKEMVEVKEFLEEILVRLEK from the coding sequence ATGAAGAATACGAGCATCAAAAAACTTTACTATTCCATTAGCGAAGTCAGCAGAATTACAGGATTAGAGCAATATGTTTTACGCTATTGGGAAACAGAATTTCCCGAACTGAAGCCGGCGAAAAACCGCGCCGGCAACCGTATTTACACAAACAAAGATATTAAACTTATCATGCACATCAAGCAATTGCTGCGCGATGAGAAGTACACCATTGAAGGCGCAAAGCAGGTCATGAAAGAATTCACACCGGAGCCGGATACAGGAGAACAGCTCGAACTTCTCAACGTTCCGCAAAAGAAAAAAATTCAGGATGATGAAATAAAAAAAGAAATGGTCGAAGTAAAAGAATTTTTAGAAGAGATACTGGTCAGGTTGGAAAAGTAG
- a CDS encoding tetratricopeptide repeat protein produces the protein MSAQEQKKPQAFRSYESVSVPLVLPSTLDLQLLEAFVLMQKANAGESPAQHELGLRYLFGKGFPADTAKAAYWIQKAADQHLPLAQFNLGILLMNGRGVEWNPFKAFETFRAAAEQENPEALYVMGLMYTEKLIVPRSWPKAYGFFKKASELGSDAAKLTKKEMERRGLDKTDTTNIVNAPKEHSNSNATRSAPIDTGFSLLFIDFHTDTTSTIEDTTLIHEAYQGIDTLSHATLTEKTTTVNMDSSVQSSLSQAAKSGNPEALCLLGRCYERGLNVRKDIILASVYYLRAFILNSNRAPALLWKLMNTEDFARELELRSAKNDPDALYTWSGLTSIGFSKMLNEKQAFDLLQRAASLGHVPAIVELGSCYFTGRWTQQNRDKAVELWNQASALGSLEADIRLATANILDQIHTQTLSAALAILRSTAKEGSLLSDLTLAHCYETGIGLTQNKGEAYRIFHKSILRGSETAFLALRRMHDEIRPPDKDFQMTD, from the coding sequence TTGTCTGCACAGGAGCAAAAGAAACCACAGGCATTTCGAAGTTACGAATCGGTTTCGGTGCCACTGGTACTTCCCTCCACACTTGATCTTCAGTTACTCGAAGCATTCGTCCTGATGCAGAAAGCAAATGCCGGTGAATCGCCGGCACAGCACGAATTGGGATTACGCTACTTGTTCGGCAAAGGATTTCCAGCTGATACCGCAAAAGCAGCGTATTGGATTCAAAAGGCTGCAGATCAACATCTGCCGCTTGCGCAGTTCAATTTGGGTATTCTCTTGATGAATGGCCGCGGGGTTGAATGGAATCCATTTAAAGCGTTTGAAACCTTTCGTGCTGCAGCAGAGCAGGAAAATCCGGAAGCATTGTACGTGATGGGATTAATGTACACCGAAAAACTTATTGTGCCGCGGAGCTGGCCAAAAGCGTACGGCTTCTTTAAAAAAGCATCTGAACTCGGATCAGATGCAGCAAAGTTGACAAAGAAAGAAATGGAACGACGTGGACTGGATAAGACTGACACAACAAATATTGTGAATGCCCCAAAGGAACATTCAAACAGCAATGCAACTCGGTCGGCACCGATCGACACAGGATTCAGTCTCCTCTTTATTGATTTCCACACAGACACAACTTCAACAATCGAAGATACAACTCTTATTCACGAAGCGTACCAAGGAATTGACACACTCTCTCATGCGACACTCACGGAGAAGACCACAACAGTGAATATGGACTCAAGCGTTCAATCCTCATTGTCGCAAGCAGCAAAGTCAGGAAATCCGGAGGCACTCTGCCTGCTTGGGCGCTGCTACGAACGCGGACTCAATGTTCGGAAAGACATTATTCTTGCAAGCGTGTACTACCTGCGTGCGTTTATTCTAAACTCAAATCGAGCACCGGCATTGCTTTGGAAACTGATGAATACGGAAGATTTTGCACGGGAACTTGAATTGCGGTCTGCAAAAAATGACCCGGATGCACTTTATACATGGTCTGGGTTAACATCCATCGGTTTTAGTAAGATGTTAAATGAAAAACAGGCCTTTGATTTGCTCCAACGTGCAGCATCGCTGGGACATGTGCCTGCAATTGTTGAGTTAGGATCATGTTATTTTACCGGACGCTGGACGCAGCAAAATCGCGACAAAGCGGTTGAATTGTGGAACCAAGCTTCCGCATTAGGAAGTCTTGAAGCAGACATCCGTCTTGCGACGGCAAATATACTAGATCAAATACATACACAAACTTTAAGCGCAGCACTCGCTATTCTTCGCAGCACGGCAAAAGAAGGATCACTGCTTTCAGATCTCACGCTGGCACATTGCTATGAAACTGGAATTGGATTGACACAGAATAAGGGTGAAGCGTACCGCATCTTCCATAAATCGATACTGAGAGGAAGCGAGACAGCCTTTCTTGCTCTTCGCAGGATGCATGATGAGATCCGCCCGCCGGATAAAGATTTTCAAATGACCGATTAG
- a CDS encoding adenylate/guanylate cyclase domain-containing protein, whose product MFIIVSSLVFGHLIFWLLPNVFETWNSQAFDQMFVLRTKYFLSRIPYDNTIIHVSETDSSIQVLSGGTYISRRQYGQIIKNIGDMQAAAQIWDYIVLGLKPTEEDSFYIACIKSAGNVYYGMMLDFKDKPLMQKPPRPAFYWEYLSKTKWKVKVDGDISRMYFGENPLMTFKEVAFASRGLGYLTYRHDPDGVIRRAPLLIRYEDGFYPSFPFRTICDYLHVKPEQVILQPGKSITLTGAFRPGQHPHDIIIPVDDRCNIIVNYVGPWGTMIDYKMVQIYNVSQDQDMMEYDWKPLFKDKIVVVNSASTGASDIQNVPGDNAYPLGGLHANVMHTILTENFLKEANPIEKIGVEILLLVIIGVLAVKFSSRGLWVGAVLLLIGYIILVTTAFLYGNLIVNLVRPILITGTAVFCVLVYRFINEEREKEATQRSFEAYLPPSVVKRQLAHPESIFEVQKKELTIMFTDIKSFTTYSSTMTPDQIQNFLAEYFDAMVQIVFKYEGTVDKYIGDGLMVFFGAPEPQLDHAVRAVKAGIEMQIKCRELKEKWVKEGLFPLKIRVGINTGEVVVGNMGTRKKLAYTVLGSDVNLANRLESNAPVEGIMISRRTYEFVKDFIPTVPHEPVLVKGLDTPIEVYTVPVDEVVPPNA is encoded by the coding sequence ATGTTTATCATCGTGTCTTCTCTCGTGTTTGGACATCTTATCTTTTGGTTACTGCCGAATGTCTTTGAAACATGGAACTCACAGGCGTTCGACCAGATGTTTGTACTTCGAACGAAATACTTTTTGTCCCGCATTCCGTACGACAATACAATTATTCACGTCAGTGAAACAGACAGTAGTATTCAAGTGCTGTCGGGTGGCACATATATTTCACGCCGCCAGTATGGACAAATCATAAAGAATATTGGCGATATGCAGGCTGCTGCCCAAATTTGGGATTATATTGTTCTTGGACTAAAACCGACAGAAGAAGATTCGTTCTACATTGCTTGTATCAAATCGGCGGGAAATGTTTATTATGGAATGATGCTCGATTTCAAAGACAAGCCTCTTATGCAAAAACCACCACGTCCTGCGTTTTATTGGGAATATCTTTCAAAGACCAAATGGAAAGTAAAAGTAGACGGTGATATCAGCAGAATGTACTTCGGTGAGAATCCTTTAATGACATTCAAAGAAGTCGCATTTGCATCTCGGGGATTAGGCTACCTGACCTACCGCCATGATCCCGATGGTGTGATTCGCCGTGCCCCCCTCTTAATAAGATATGAAGATGGATTTTATCCAAGTTTTCCATTTCGTACAATTTGCGATTACCTGCATGTAAAACCGGAACAGGTTATCCTGCAACCGGGGAAAAGCATTACGCTCACAGGTGCTTTCCGCCCCGGTCAACATCCCCATGACATAATTATACCAGTTGATGATCGATGTAATATTATCGTGAATTATGTCGGTCCATGGGGTACAATGATAGACTATAAGATGGTTCAGATTTATAATGTGTCTCAAGATCAGGATATGATGGAATACGATTGGAAGCCATTATTTAAAGATAAGATTGTAGTAGTAAATTCGGCATCGACCGGTGCTTCAGACATCCAAAACGTGCCGGGAGATAACGCGTATCCCTTAGGTGGATTGCATGCAAATGTGATGCACACAATCCTGACTGAAAATTTCTTGAAGGAAGCGAATCCCATTGAAAAAATAGGTGTTGAAATTCTTCTTCTGGTAATCATTGGTGTTTTAGCAGTAAAATTCTCTTCACGCGGTCTCTGGGTCGGCGCTGTACTTTTGCTTATAGGATATATTATACTTGTCACAACGGCATTTCTGTATGGCAATCTTATCGTTAATTTGGTGCGGCCTATTCTTATCACGGGCACAGCTGTATTTTGTGTGCTTGTCTATCGATTTATCAATGAAGAACGGGAAAAAGAAGCAACACAAAGATCGTTTGAAGCATATTTGCCGCCATCGGTAGTCAAACGCCAGTTGGCACATCCGGAATCTATCTTCGAGGTTCAGAAGAAAGAACTTACGATCATGTTTACCGATATTAAGAGTTTTACAACCTATTCTTCTACAATGACGCCGGATCAAATTCAAAATTTTCTTGCTGAATATTTTGATGCAATGGTTCAAATAGTTTTCAAATATGAAGGCACCGTAGACAAATACATCGGAGATGGGCTCATGGTGTTCTTCGGCGCTCCCGAACCGCAGTTGGACCATGCCGTACGCGCTGTAAAAGCAGGAATCGAGATGCAGATAAAATGCCGCGAGTTGAAAGAGAAGTGGGTAAAGGAAGGATTGTTTCCACTAAAAATTCGTGTCGGCATCAATACGGGCGAGGTTGTGGTAGGAAATATGGGCACGCGGAAAAAACTTGCGTACACCGTTCTTGGCTCCGATGTCAACCTCGCCAATCGCCTCGAATCAAATGCGCCTGTTGAGGGGATTATGATATCCCGGCGTACCTATGAATTCGTAAAAGATTTTATACCAACAGTTCCGCACGAGCCTGTTCTCGTCAAAGGACTTGATACGCCCATTGAAGTGTATACTGTTCCGGTGGATGAAGTAGTTCCACCAAACGCTTGA
- the ettA gene encoding energy-dependent translational throttle protein EttA, translated as MSDNKIIFSMIGVGKVVKPNRQILKDIYLSFFYGAKIGVLGLNGAGKSTLLRIIAGIDKDYLGEITAQKGITFGFLSQEPELDPTKTVKDIVEEGVQEIVNLVKDYEAVNLQLAEPEADYDTLLEKQSKLQEKIDHFNAWDLDSKLEQAMDALRCPPPETSINILSGGERRRVALCRLLLQEPDVLLLDEPTNHLDAESVAWLEHHLGLYKGTVIAVTHDRYFLDNVAGWILELDRGEGIPFEGNYSSWLDQKKRRLEVEEKQESKRQRVLQRELEWVRLNPKGRHAKSKARIASYEKMLAEQTDKRDEEMEIYIPPGPRLGDVVIEAHGVSKAFGERLLFENMEFALPPGGIIGIIGPNGAGKTTLFKLITGEEQTDTGDIKIGDTVKLAYVDQMRPLDPDKTIWEEISGGEDLIMLGNREVNSRGYVARFNFSGTDQQKPVGKLSGGERNRVHLAKVLKEGANVLLLDEPTNDLDVNTLRALEEALSNFAGCAVVISHDRWFLDRVATHILAFEGDSSVVWFDGNYSEYEEYRKKQLGIDADQPHRIKYKRLTRG; from the coding sequence ATGAGCGACAACAAAATCATTTTTTCTATGATTGGCGTCGGTAAAGTAGTTAAACCGAATCGCCAGATTTTAAAAGATATTTACCTTTCTTTCTTCTATGGTGCAAAGATTGGTGTACTCGGATTGAACGGTGCCGGTAAGAGTACGCTTCTGCGCATCATCGCCGGGATTGACAAGGATTATCTTGGTGAGATCACGGCGCAAAAGGGAATTACATTTGGTTTTCTTTCGCAAGAACCGGAACTTGATCCAACAAAAACTGTGAAGGACATTGTTGAAGAGGGTGTTCAAGAAATTGTAAATCTTGTAAAAGACTACGAAGCCGTTAATCTCCAGCTTGCAGAACCGGAGGCTGATTATGATACGTTACTGGAAAAACAATCCAAGCTTCAAGAAAAAATTGATCATTTCAACGCATGGGATTTAGACAGCAAACTGGAACAAGCAATGGATGCACTGCGCTGTCCGCCGCCAGAAACGTCGATAAATATTCTTTCCGGCGGTGAACGGAGACGCGTGGCGCTCTGCCGTCTGTTATTACAAGAACCGGATGTGTTGTTACTCGACGAACCGACCAACCACCTCGATGCTGAATCTGTCGCATGGCTGGAGCACCATTTGGGTTTATACAAAGGCACTGTCATCGCGGTGACCCATGATCGCTACTTCCTCGACAATGTAGCCGGATGGATATTAGAGCTCGATCGCGGTGAAGGTATTCCATTTGAAGGCAACTACTCTTCGTGGCTGGATCAAAAGAAACGCCGGTTGGAAGTGGAAGAGAAGCAGGAATCCAAGCGTCAGCGGGTTCTCCAGCGCGAATTAGAATGGGTGCGCTTGAATCCGAAGGGCCGCCACGCCAAGAGCAAAGCACGCATCGCGTCGTATGAAAAGATGCTTGCTGAACAAACTGATAAGCGCGATGAAGAGATGGAAATATATATTCCGCCCGGTCCACGTTTGGGCGACGTTGTCATCGAAGCTCATGGCGTTTCGAAAGCATTCGGTGAGAGATTACTATTTGAAAACATGGAATTTGCTCTTCCACCCGGCGGTATTATTGGTATTATTGGCCCAAACGGAGCCGGCAAAACCACACTGTTCAAGCTCATCACGGGAGAAGAACAGACAGATACCGGTGATATCAAAATTGGCGATACTGTAAAGCTCGCTTACGTCGATCAGATGAGGCCGCTCGATCCCGATAAAACAATCTGGGAGGAAATCTCAGGAGGAGAAGATCTTATTATGCTCGGTAATCGCGAGGTGAACTCACGCGGTTATGTAGCACGATTCAATTTCAGCGGGACCGATCAGCAGAAACCAGTTGGCAAACTCTCCGGTGGAGAGCGTAATCGTGTACATCTTGCTAAAGTACTAAAAGAAGGAGCGAACGTACTCCTGCTTGATGAACCGACGAACGATCTTGATGTGAACACATTGCGTGCGTTGGAAGAAGCGCTTAGTAATTTTGCCGGCTGTGCTGTCGTCATTTCGCATGACCGCTGGTTCCTCGACCGTGTTGCAACACATATTCTTGCGTTTGAAGGAGACAGCAGTGTCGTGTGGTTCGACGGAAATTATTCTGAATACGAAGAGTACCGCAAAAAACAACTCGGCATTGATGCCGACCAGCCGCATAGGATTAAGTACAAACGATTAACAAGAGGTTGA
- a CDS encoding PAS domain S-box protein — protein sequence MRSLDLKTKMTIGVSAAVILSLSMAAYFATSYFEKQLKATIVRNQFLMASAVASEIDTKLLIASQQLILASQELPSAALHDPEAAQRFLDSKAYLTSFFNNHYTLLSAAGKSIAEAPFTPNRRGRDYSFRAYVKKTLETRKPIISDPYFSSQKHNHPAIMMTAPIFNSKGLIISILVGSIDLMGDNILGDIAKIKIGQTGYLSLTTADRVMIMHPDKNRILKPIPLGNRMFDAAVEGFEGTDETVTTVGIPMLTSFKRMTVNDWIMLANYPQAEAYASIRQMRLYLLGASAVTVTFVFFMISFLIRRYTGPLLYLTRHVAELSHKQGGDKLIQLKADDEIGTLSRAFNTMVAELDQQQKALQESEELFRTLAEKSLVGIYLIQDGVFRYVNPRFANIFKYSVDELTDRLGPGDLTHPDGWLSTHNQIHSSIKGNVKSTHYFYRAVTKAQEIIDIEVYGSATISRGQPAIIGTIVDITDRKRAEVERERLITELQSTLAEVKTLRGLVPICSNCKKIRDDKGYWTQLEGYLQEHSQAKFSHGVCPDCAEKLYGKYYAQLKKQRENTAPQAPPTDLPKE from the coding sequence ATGAGATCGTTAGACCTGAAGACAAAAATGACCATCGGCGTATCCGCCGCCGTTATTCTCTCCTTGTCCATGGCTGCATATTTCGCGACCTCCTACTTCGAAAAGCAGTTGAAGGCCACCATCGTTAGGAATCAGTTCCTGATGGCCTCGGCGGTGGCAAGTGAGATCGATACGAAGCTGCTGATTGCAAGCCAGCAGCTTATCCTCGCTTCTCAGGAATTACCCTCCGCAGCGTTGCACGACCCAGAAGCAGCCCAGCGATTCCTCGATAGCAAAGCTTATCTCACAAGCTTTTTCAATAACCATTACACCCTCTTGTCTGCTGCTGGTAAATCCATTGCCGAAGCGCCTTTTACTCCAAATAGGCGAGGAAGGGATTATTCTTTTCGAGCCTATGTCAAAAAAACGCTCGAGACGCGGAAACCCATCATATCCGACCCCTATTTCTCCTCGCAGAAACATAACCATCCGGCGATTATGATGACTGCCCCGATCTTCAATAGCAAAGGCCTGATAATCAGCATCCTTGTGGGCAGCATCGACCTTATGGGCGACAACATCCTGGGAGACATCGCAAAGATCAAGATTGGGCAAACGGGGTATTTGTCACTCACCACAGCGGACCGAGTCATGATCATGCATCCCGATAAGAACAGGATCCTGAAGCCGATTCCTCTTGGGAATAGGATGTTCGACGCTGCTGTAGAAGGATTCGAGGGAACAGACGAGACGGTGACGACTGTCGGGATCCCCATGTTGACTTCCTTCAAGCGTATGACGGTGAACGACTGGATTATGCTCGCCAATTATCCGCAAGCCGAGGCGTATGCGTCGATCAGGCAGATGAGATTGTACCTCCTAGGAGCGAGTGCGGTAACCGTGACGTTCGTCTTTTTTATGATCTCATTCCTTATTCGGCGTTACACCGGACCACTCCTTTATCTCACTCGGCATGTCGCAGAGCTTTCCCACAAGCAGGGCGGGGACAAACTGATCCAACTCAAAGCGGACGACGAGATCGGGACGCTGTCCCGAGCTTTCAATACCATGGTCGCGGAATTGGACCAGCAGCAGAAGGCGCTCCAGGAATCGGAGGAGCTGTTCCGCACGCTCGCCGAAAAATCGCTGGTCGGCATTTATCTCATTCAGGATGGTGTCTTCCGCTATGTTAATCCCCGGTTCGCCAACATATTCAAGTACTCCGTCGATGAGCTTACGGACAGGCTCGGGCCCGGTGACCTCACTCATCCCGACGGCTGGCTAAGCACACATAATCAAATCCACTCGAGTATCAAGGGGAATGTCAAATCCACCCATTATTTCTACCGTGCAGTAACGAAGGCGCAAGAGATTATCGACATCGAAGTGTACGGATCGGCGACGATCTCCCGCGGCCAGCCTGCGATCATCGGGACGATCGTTGACATTACCGACCGCAAACGGGCAGAAGTTGAACGCGAACGACTTATCACGGAACTTCAGAGTACCCTTGCCGAGGTCAAGACATTGCGCGGACTGGTACCGATCTGCTCAAATTGCAAGAAGATCCGTGATGACAAAGGATATTGGACACAACTCGAAGGATATTTACAGGAACACTCACAAGCAAAATTTAGTCATGGTGTCTGTCCGGATTGTGCAGAAAAGTTATACGGAAAATATTATGCACAACTAAAGAAACAGCGGGAGAATACCGCTCCGCAAGCTCCTCCAACAGATTTACCGAAGGAATAA